The segment AGCCCACCCGTGTCCAGCGCCGTGACTGGCAGTGCGGGCGCGACGCGGGCCAGCAGTGGAGCCACCTTCTTCATAAGGGGCGACTCATCCTCGCCCACCAGCAAGAGGGGGCTGGACAGGATCACGCCGGTTAGTCCGCGTGGATCACGGGCCACGCTGGCCGCCGTGACCAGGCCACCCATGCTGTGTCCGAAGGCGAACAGCGGTCCACTCTGGGTGCGCAGTGCCTCCCGCGCCAGCAGGTGATCTTCGACCAGCACCCGCATATCCACCACGGCGCGCCGCCCGGCAGACTGACCGTGGCCACGCTGGTCATAGGCATAGACGGTAAATCCCGCTGAGACCAGGGTCGGAATCAGGGCGTGGTACCGCTCGACATAGCGCCCGGAGTACTCGCCCACGCCATGCGAGAGCAGCACCGCCCCACGTGGGTTGGGGGCATTCCAGACGAACCCGGCCACAGGTGCTCCGGTCACGTTCCACTGCTGCCATGTCATCCCGGCAGTGTACCGGGCATGAAGTTCGGGTAAACAGCACCCCATGCCAGGCATCACCCGCAGCCCGCAGACTGGGAACCATGGCAGACATCACGAGAAAGGCAAACGCCCAGTGGTTCGGAGACCTGAAAAGCGGTAACGGGACGGTCAGCACCGAAAGCGGCGCCCTGAAGGAAAACGGCTACTCCTTCAAGGCTCGCTTCGAGCAGGACAAAGCCCCCGGCACGAACCCCGAAGAACTTCTGGCCGCTGCCCACGCCGGATGCTTCACCATGCAGCTTTCTGCCATGCTGGCGGCGCACGGCCATCAGCCCGAGGACCTGCGCACCGAGGCTTCCTGCGAAATGGTCAAGGATGGCCCCGGCTTCAAGGTCAGCACCATGCGCCTGACCATCCGCGGGAAGGTCGGCAATATTGATCAGGCCGAATTCGAAAAGCACGTGGCCCAGGCTGCCGATGCCTGCCCCCTGAGCCGGGTCATGAAAGGCAACGTGGAAATCACCCACGAAGCCGTCCTCGAATAACACCCCTGACCGCGAGGGGCCCTGGGTGAATATCAGGGCCCCTCGCCGTTTGGCAGGTGGCGAAGAGATTAGCCCTACCCTGCTTCCATGTCTCCTGTCGTGTATCACCTGATCGGCGCGCCCGGAAGTGGCAAACGAACCGTCGGCCTGGAGCTTGCCCTGCTGACCGGCGCGGTGCTGCTGGACAATCACCTGTTCCGCGACGCAGTGTACAAGCCGTACGGTGCCGACGGGCTGCGGCCCATTCCCGCGGAACTTCAGGAACTGGGAACCCGGGTCTGGGCCCTGGGGCTGCAGGCGGCGCGCATGGCTCTGCCCGACGTGCAGCAGATTTTTACGGCTTACCACAATGCCCAGGACAAGGGTGCGGCCACAGCGCAGCGTATCCGGGAGGTGGCTCAGGCGCGGCAGGCCAAATACGTCCCGGTCTGGCTGGAGTGCCACACGGATGAGCTCTGCCGCCGACTTACCCTGCCCGAGCGACTACAGCGGGCCAAAATGCGCGACCCGGATCAGTTGCGCCGGACTCTGGATACCCAGGGCCTCCTGCCGCCACTGCCGGGCGCCCTGCGCATCGATACGGCGGTTGTCTCCCCAGCTGAAGCGGCCCGGCTGATCGCCAGTAATGCCGGCGTACCCACCTGAATTGCCAGAGCTTTTCAGCCCCGCCCCTGCCCTTCCGGGAACCAGGCACCAGGCTCTTCTACTTGACCTTGACTGCCCTGGATACAGGCTGTTTCTGGACCCACTTGACGAATTTGATAACCCCCTCGTGTTCCTGAAGGGCCTCCAGTGAGCTGTAGGGTCCCGCCAGGTCAGCATTGGAAAACGTGTTGTGAACGTAGCCGTGACAGGCCGAGCACAGGCCCACGGTGGGCAGGTCCTGAACCTTCATGCCCTTGCGGCGCCCTGCCAGGACCGGCATCAGATGGTGCTGCGTCAGGACCGGGGTTTCACGCTGACACAGCGCACAGGCGAGCGGCTCCGCCTCGGGTGTGGGATCGGGCCAGGTGGAATTGGATTGACGGCGGGCCATCCTCGTAGCTTAGGGTAAAACGAGCCTGTGCTGCCGGGCTGCCCGCTTTTCGTGATTGTCTGTAAGGTATGGTCAGCCCAGGTCTTCACGGGAGCCGCTTTGTGCTCGGCCTGGTTGCGAAAAGCACCGGAACCTCACCTGATTGTTCGGACCCATATCGTTGACCCTTTCGCCTGAGGCTTCTGGTCTCAAGGTCATTCTCGTGAGCGGACAGGCCAATCGGGACTGCTGGCCCCGCCTGCTTACACTGATAATTCGTTCCATTGATGGGCGGGGCACATTTCCGTCCGGTTTACTCCATTGACCCTCTGTCGGGGTCAAGCCTTAGCCTCGCCTACAACTATCAGTACACATGGAAGTCGCGCAGGCCCGTCGCCTCGCTGTACTGGGTCTGCACCTCGCGCACGCGGGCGTGGGGAGGACCGCGGCCAATCCAGTGCAGCAGCCGCTGTAGATCGGGGTCATGGCCCTCAGCCACCACTTCGACGCGGCCATCAGACAGGTTCTCGGCGTACCCACTGACCTTCAGGTCTCGGGCATATCGCTGGACGTAACGGCGGTATCCGACGCCCTGTACGGTGCCGGAAATCAGGGCGGTGAGGCGCATACCGGCCCATGCTAACGCCCGGCGCACGACAAAGCGTGCTCGGGCTTTCGCTGTCAAGGAGGTGAAGCCTGACGTGAGGGTGAGGAAAAGGCACAGCGCACCTCATATGAGGAACCCTAGAATGCAATGAATGCCGGACCGTACCAAGAAACTCTGCCTGTGTGTGACGCAGCGGGCCGGTGACAAGTGAACACCGGACCTTCTGTGCCACCTGAGCTGCCTACCCCCTCAGCGGGCGAGGAGCATACCAGCGTGCGCCGTCGGCCCGCCTGGCCTTGGATTCTCCTGTTTGTAACTGTCGTGCTGGGCTCGCTGGTAGCGTATTCGCCCACCTTGCTGGGACGCTGGGCGCTCTCTCGTCTGGCTCAGGACGCGGGAATAAGCGCCGAGGGGGTCGGCGGTACGCTGTGGTCTCCCAGCCTGCGGGGGGCCCGCGTAACCATGCCGGGGCTGAGTGCTCAGGCAAAACAGGCTGATGTCCGGGTCACAGCTATTGATCCCCGAACCCGTACGGTGCGCCTGAATGTGGCGGTGCGCGACGCAACGGTAAATCTGAAGCTGAGCGAGTTGCTGGCGGGCAATGACAAGCAGCAAAACAGCGGCTGGAGGGTTGTTCTGGGCGGCGTGGACGTTCGCGGCACCCGGGTGAACGTGAACGGCCAGGGGCTGAATATACCCAACGGCTCGTTCAGCGCCTCCCGCACCCAGGATGGAGCGCTGGCTGTCCGCGGCCGCACCACCGAGGGCGAGCTGAATGCCAATGTGGTGGTCGGCGAAAAAAACGGCGCCAACACTTACCGTATTGATGTGGACGCCGATGCCCGCGTTCTGAACCATTACTGGCCGGGCGTAACCGCCGGGCGCATCACGGGCCGCTATCTGGTGGGCCAGGGCCCGATTCGCGGCGACCTCAACCTGCGCGGCGGTGCTCTGCGGGTTCCTGACGCGCGCTTCGTGGTCGTGCGGAACATCACCGGAAGCGCCAGACACCGCGGCGACCAGATTGGCCTCAAGCTGGCCGGGCGCGGCTGGAATGGACCCGTCACCGCAAACGGTAGCGTGGACCTCAAGGCGCGCAACTGGACGGTCACGGCCGACGCCCGGCCGACCGTCTCGGGCCTGGCGCAAGCCCTGGACACGGTCGGGGAAGGCCCCATGGAACTGCGCGTCACCGCTGGCGGCTGGAGCACCGTGCGGGTCAAGGGCTATGCCAAGGCTTCGGGTTCCTTTGCCCGCGTACCGTTTCGTGACGCGAAAGCCGAATACACCTACCTGAGCCGTGACGGCGACAAGGCCAACCAGACCAACGATCTGGCGTTCAGTGCCCTGACCGGGCTGGCCGGCTCCCAGAAGCTCACCGCGCGCTGGGCCATCGGCCGTGAAGGCCGGGCAAGCTGGATCGGAGACTTCGGCAGCCAGCCCCTGAACGTGCGCGGTGATATCAATGCAGAAAATGTGGTGACCCTCTCGGGGGCGACCCTGGGCGGTCCGGTGTCCGGAACGGTGGCCCTCAAAGGCACCCGGATCAATGCTGTCCTGAATCCCGACTACGGCGAAGCACTGGCACGCGTGGCCCTGACCGGCACCCCGGAGAACCTGCGCGCGGTGGTCAGCGGCGGGCAGGCCGGGCCGTTTCCGCTGGCCGGCGTCGTGACCTACAACGAGCGTGGCCTGAAAGCCGACCTCGGTCCGGTGAAGCTGGACCTGAACCGTGACCTGATCGGCGACTGGCAGGCGCAGAACCTGAGTGGCCTGGGCGCGACCCTGAATGGCCGCGGCCGGGTCAACCTTTCCAGCGGTGACGTCAGCGGGCAGCTCTCGGCGCAGGTGCCTGGGCTGGCGGATACGCTGAGCGGACCGGTCAACGTGAATTACGTGCGCCAGCGCGGCACCTTCCGTCCCGGAGGCCAGCGTCTAGTCTGGAACAACCGCGTGTTCGGAGCCAACCTGCGCGGCCTGCGACTGACCAGCGGCATCCGGGTCAGCGGAGACATGAACGTCACCAACGATCTGCGGGCTTACGGCACCCTGCGGGCCCAGGGGGACGGCCTCGACGTGCGTGCGGTCGGACACGGACGCAGCGCCTCCCTGCGGGGCACGGCCGGCGGCGTTACCGTGCTGGCCGATACCGAACTCCAGGCGCCCTACCGGACCGCCGCGCGCGTCGAGGGCGCAGATATCAGCGGCACCCTCAGCGTAGGGCGGGCCGTGAACTTTACCCTTGTGACCGGCAATGAAACGGCGCGTGGCCTGCTCGAAGAGGACCGACTGGACGCCACAGGGCGCGTGGACCTGAGTGCCCTGCGGCCCTTGCTGGGGGAAACGGACCTGAGCGGCACGCTGGACCTGAATCTGGCCGGCCTGGGTGGCGGCGCCAACGTCAACGCCCGCGTAGCCGGCACCCAGGTCACCGGGACCCTGACCCGCGCCGGCGGACCAGTCAACGCCAACCTGCGCGTGCGCGCCGCAGACGGGGTCGAGGCACAACTGGCCGGGCGGGTGTACCCGGATGTACAAACCTCCGGCACCCTCCGCGCCCAGGGTCAGACCCTGCAGGCCAGCGTCTCTGGTCCCTACACCGCCCTGCAGGCCCAGGTCACCGGGCGGACCACGGCTGTAGCGCTGGGAGGAATCACAGTGCCCCCTCAGGCCGTCAACCTGAGAGCCACGCTTACTCCAGAGTTCAGCGCCAGTGGCACCTGGGGCGGGCTGCGGGCCAGCTACGACGCCGACCGTGAGCTGGTCCGCCTGACCGGCACCCAGGTGGCGGACGTGCTCCGGGTCAGCGGCAACCTGACTGTGAACCGGGACCTGCAGGCCTTCGGCACCCTGCGGGCCCAGGGGGACGGCTTCGACGTGCGTGCGGTCGGACGCGGACGCAGCGCCTCCCTGCGGGGCACGGCCGGCGGCGTTACCGTGCTGGCCGATACCGAACTCCAGGCGCCTTTCCGTACGGTGGCGCGGATAGAAGGCACAGATATTCGCGGCACGCTGAGTCTTGAACGCGGCGTGAACTTTACGTTGGTGACTGCCGGCGAGACCGCACGCGGTTCTCTGGATGGCGAGCGCCTGAACGCGACGGGCAGGATCGATCTGGCGGCCCTGCGGCCCTTGCTGGGGGAAACGGACCTGAGCGGCACGCTGGACCTGAATCTGGCCGGCCTGGGTGGCGGCGCCAACGTCAACGCCCGCGTGGCCGGCACCCAGGTCACCGGGACCCTGACCCGCGCCGGCGGACCAGTCAACGCCAACCTGCGCGTGCGCGCCGCAGACGGGGTCGAGGCACAACTGGCCGGGCGGGTGTACCCGGATGTACAAACCTCCGGCACCCTCCGCGCCCAGGGTCAGACCCTGCAGGCCAGCGTCTCTGGTCCCTACACCGCCCTGCAGGCCCAGGTCACCGGGCGGACGGGCGCCCTGACCTTCAATAGGGTCACGGTGCCGGCTCAGGACGTGAATCTCAGAGCTACCCTGACGCCCGACCTCACCGTCAACGGCACCTGGGGCGGGCTGCGGGCCAGCTACGACGCCGACCGTGAGCTGGTCCGCCTGACCGGCACCCAACCCCTGAGCGCTTTTGGCCGTACCGGTCAGGTGCAGGGATCGGCCACGTGGGGGCCCGGGTTCCGTGGTCA is part of the Deinococcus malanensis genome and harbors:
- a CDS encoding HNH endonuclease yields the protein MARRQSNSTWPDPTPEAEPLACALCQRETPVLTQHHLMPVLAGRRKGMKVQDLPTVGLCSACHGYVHNTFSNADLAGPYSSLEALQEHEGVIKFVKWVQKQPVSRAVKVK
- a CDS encoding alpha/beta hydrolase codes for the protein MTWQQWNVTGAPVAGFVWNAPNPRGAVLLSHGVGEYSGRYVERYHALIPTLVSAGFTVYAYDQRGHGQSAGRRAVVDMRVLVEDHLLAREALRTQSGPLFAFGHSMGGLVTAASVARDPRGLTGVILSSPLLLVGEDESPLMKKVAPLLARVAPALPVTALDTGGLSRLADEVSAYQADPGVYQGRVPALTGASMLTLSTRLWALYDRWTLPTLVIHGSADRITDPRGSQRFVDAIASTDKTFARLEGGHHELLNDECRAEVRDRIVEWLQARSPQA
- a CDS encoding OsmC family protein, translating into MADITRKANAQWFGDLKSGNGTVSTESGALKENGYSFKARFEQDKAPGTNPEELLAAAHAGCFTMQLSAMLAAHGHQPEDLRTEASCEMVKDGPGFKVSTMRLTIRGKVGNIDQAEFEKHVAQAADACPLSRVMKGNVEITHEAVLE
- a CDS encoding acylphosphatase; protein product: MRLTALISGTVQGVGYRRYVQRYARDLKVSGYAENLSDGRVEVVAEGHDPDLQRLLHWIGRGPPHARVREVQTQYSEATGLRDFHVY
- a CDS encoding AAA family ATPase, which translates into the protein MSPVVYHLIGAPGSGKRTVGLELALLTGAVLLDNHLFRDAVYKPYGADGLRPIPAELQELGTRVWALGLQAARMALPDVQQIFTAYHNAQDKGAATAQRIREVAQARQAKYVPVWLECHTDELCRRLTLPERLQRAKMRDPDQLRRTLDTQGLLPPLPGALRIDTAVVSPAEAARLIASNAGVPT